In the genome of Mauremys reevesii isolate NIE-2019 linkage group 6, ASM1616193v1, whole genome shotgun sequence, the window tgaGCACAGAGTTAGAAAATAGCTGTTATGCTTAAGAAGGGTTGGGCTCCATATCTCTCTTTTGTGTAATctgtgaggggagggatagctcagtggtttgagcattggcctgctaaacccagggttgtgagtacaatccttgagggggccacttagggatcaggggctaaaatcagtacttggtcctgctagtgaaggcagggggctggactcgatgacctttcaaggtcccttccagctctaggagataggtatatctccaattattatgtattattattattccccaAGCCCTTTCAATGGTAACAGGGGGCCACAAATCTAATTTGTTTATTTAGTTCAAATAATTATGAAGATCCACAACAGCATAAGCACAAGAAATTTGCTTTAGCATCAGAGAGGCAGGGCAAATTAGAATAGATCACAGTTGCTTTTGTCTTTCCTCTTTCTGGCAGAAATCCTAGACCCAGATCctgaaagatatttaggcacctaagtcctgtTAATTTCAATGCAAGTTTGGTGACTAAATACCTTTTGGGGATCCGGGCCTTAACCTCCAAATAAACGCCATAACTACAATGAATGAGTTGCAGAATTTGCTGTCCTTTGCAGCATTGACAAAGTTGTATAGCTATTCTAATGTCGTCCCAAAACAGAGCAAGCGTGGAGGAGTTTTGTAACAGCTCTGCTGATtaatggttttatttttaattcctccAGTTGACTCCTCTCCTTAAAGAGGCCAATTACAATTGTAATGGCAGTCATTGCATGATCTCTGATAATACCTGAATTATTTTGTCTGCAGCATGTATGTTTTTAGAAGAGGGTTGAGTATAATTAACATTTTGAGAAGCTGTTGATATTTCACGTGTTCTGGTACAGCTTTATATTTATCTTCTTAGTTGCATTTATAAAAGTAGAAGTGTCTTCCTATTTAGGGTGGCAACATTTTTTCCAGATGCCACTTAACAGTTCTGAAGTAATTTCCCCCATAATATGAATAATTTTTTCTTTTGCCATCCTCTAACTACTGAATAAACAGCTCTTCTATACAATTATAGAACCTCTCAATAGTTTTGAGACTTGTAACATTTTCTATTctgacttttttatttaaaaaatgggggggagggaggatcccTTCTCTTTAGAATGAAACATTCTATAAATAAAAGCATCCACCTGGTAGTTTACATCTGGGCCTCCAGAAAACAAAGTCCTAAGAGAGGAGTTGATCACTGGTTCAGAAGGTTGGTGATACCTTTCACCTTTTGGGTCATTGATtcaaatccagccctggctgaAAGTTGTTACCATTTGATGAGTGAAATGAGTTGATCTCAGTCCATTCCTAGTGGACAATGGTCACAAAACTCAACCAGCAAGCTCCCCATAGACCAAGACATATCAATTCAAAGAGGGACCCAGACCCTCTCCATAACAGGTGCAAAACCTGTAGACGTATCTCTACTGCTACGATGATCAATAtccccccacagcacaccatTCAAAATTcttgggtcctacacatgcctatcacaacgtggtatatctcatccagtgcactaaattcCCAtgtaacaactatgtgggtgaaactggacaatcactatgctctgcaatgaactcacacagaaaaataagTCGAAATCACCATATTACctctgggtgaacacttttcacaaaatgatcactccatatctgacctctcaggccTCATCTTCAAAGGGAACCTGCCTAATACCTTCAAAAGACATGCCtaagagcttaaattcataacttggttagacactaaaaatcatggacttaagTCAAAAAATCCCAGTGTCTTTATTATTACAACAACCTGTAACCCACTAACTCTTCTTTGTCTTATGACTGTGGAAGTgctaactggccacttcaccttaaCAGTCTCTTACAATATGGTAACTACATATGCTAAAAAAAAcagttccaccttgtatttagctgtgacacactgcgtgcctttcccagacctgaaggagagctctgtgtaagctcaaaagcttgtctttcacaccaacaaaagatattatcCCCCTCCCACATATCATGACTACACTACCACCTGAAACAAAAATCACCAGCTCAGCTGAATCTGATTAACACCATGTGAGAGAAGCCAAAGATTAAAAACACCTGGAAGCTGCACTACTCTCTGATGCCTAGAGGTGGGACCTTCAGTTCATGGTGGAAGCACATTGGCAAATCTGTGTGGTGAAGTTAGTGATTTTGCTGCTCATTCTGTGGATAGCAACATGGATACTTTGATATAGcactaaggatctcaaagcaattcACGGACAGCAGATATCAGTCTCTAGCACTATCTATCCAGCACCTTTCCTGACCAGTAAATTCAGTCACACTGTAGGCACTTATACTTATACTTAATCTTGCTAGACTAAACttcttgggccaaattcagtgctgtttggggtttcacagggttagtctgcagaatttggccccatgcATTCACTATGTTGTCCCTGATCTGGGAGTGGGAAGTGATGTGATCATTGGAGTATGTGTGTGCATGGCCTTGAACTTCAAATACTTTTGTTACAATTGCCTAGTCTTTCTTATGGAAAAGAAGGGCTCAGTTATCCACTGTGGGTGATTCTTTGTTAATGTTGAGTAGGATGGGGTCTGGTAATtttaggaattaaaaaaaaaatgtgttctcTTTTCATAGATGGCGGTCGAGTTTCTGCATGAACTGGAtgttccattttttaaagtaGGATCAGGGGACACTAACAATTTTCCATATTTGGAAAAAACAGCAAAGAAAGGTGACTGGTTTTATTTTTGACTGTTTTATTAACCATCACTGAGTCCCAGCAGATTAGGTCCCAACCATTTCCCTCCCACTTGAGACAACCATCTGAAAGTTTCATTAACTTCTCAATTTCAAGTTGTCTCTTTGTGAATTCCTTTAGATATGGTCTGTTACAGCCTGgcccaatctctctctctgaatGGACCACCAGTCTGTTGTGCACAAATCCAACTGCTGGATCCCACGTACTTCTATGCCCCTGGTTCTAGCTCTGGGTTTCTCAAGCACACTCCCAGGTGTAGAGTGCATGTTTAACATCCTTCTTGGACAGCGGGACCCTGCAGTCCAGCCACGTTAGACCCCAAAACCAGTGACCTAGCTCTCCCAAGCCCCAGTTGCTTGTACATGTTCCATCCAAGTGCTGCGCTGAGCTTCTTTATTAACCCCTTAAGTGACAGCATGGCAGGAAAGCAAGGAACACGGGCATAGCAACGGGATTTCTTAATCACAAACAATTTACTCTTAAAGGACAGTAGAGAGATATAGATCTTTAGAAAATAACAAAGGGTCCTAAATGCAGTGCCCCCCATCCTATGAGTCCTGGGTGTGATCAGCATCCATAGGCTAGTCAGCCTGTCCTGCCTCCTTAGCCTGGTTTTCTTGTATGTCTCTGTGGTCTGGCCCCTTTCTTACAGAAGCTCCCCTGTTTTAAAACAGTCTCTGTTCCTCCTTTTCCCCTGTCCTTTAGCTAGGAGTGTTCTGGGTTCCAGCTTTCTCCCTGCTCTCTTGGCTTAGAGCCCATGAAACAAAATGGGGTTAGCAATTTAACACAGATATCCCCCCAACCTGTCACAGCATCAGTGTTAGCAATCAGACACACTTAACGTAATGCATCTTTAAATAGAATGCAATTGCTTGCAGTATATTTTAGCGTTACGTGAACAACAGACATGGTGTTTTTGTTGCTGGCATAACATTCTTTCTAGTTTAACTAATTTCAGACAGCAAAATGAAATCCTTGACAAATGCTTAGGTGTGGTGATCTAGCAGCTATGCCGTCTAAGGgattgtctacacacacacacagttgctctggtttaactaaaggtgtgattttttttttttaaactgatttagttaaactggtgcaaaaggctgtgtggacacacttagtTTAGTTTAACCAGCCTTATATTGCTTTAGCTTAAATCAGTTTGGAACAAGTTTTGGCTACATCAAAATAAGCTACTCTTGCACTGAAATAGTGGTAGTCAACATTTTGGACCGGTTTAACCGAATCTGTTTAAATTCACATCTTATGTTAAACCAATGCAACTTTCATATATAGATTAGCCCTAAGTCATGAAGCCTTGGGAGAAAAATGACCCTGTTTGTTTTACCGGCTAGGTCGTCCAATGGTAATTTCCAGTGGGATGCAGTCAATGGACACAATGCACAAGGTTTATCAGCTTGTGAAACCGATCAATCCCAACTTCTGCATTCTCCAGTGCACCAGTGCTTACCCTCTTCAGCCTGAAGATGTCAACCTCCGTGTGATAACGGTCAGTGAATCATATGTAATACACAGCGTGTAGGGAAGGCAGGTCACAGATGAAATAATGCACTTTTACTTAGATTCCTAAATCTTGATAATGCTGGTGTTTGCTGCTGAGagggcagaaaatgtcatgtTTTTCTAGTTCCCCTAAGGGTCAAAGTAAAAGCTTCGGCTGGAGCCCTGATTGGCAAAATTTGGCATCAAGGAATTTGATTTAGTTATTACTAGTCGACTAGTTATTTTCACATGCACACTTAAACATTGCTGGGTGTGAAATGTGCATGGAAATATTATCTTGTGCCTGCACTCTAACGTGGCATAAGACAAATGTGTAGGCAATCAGACACTAAGAACCTAGATAGTAGGTCAGGtcagaaaacttttaattaaaaatatttccaatGAAAAGCAGGAATGTGACTAAAATGCATCTGTGCCCTGAGGCAGTATGCTCCTGTTGGTAGTAGGCACATGGATATTTGTGATTACTAAGGATACTGcaataagaaaaaaatgtttgcaaaactgtggaaaatatttaagcacatgagtagtggCATTgttttcagtgagactactcacttGTGCAAATATAAGCACTTTTAGGATCACGTCTGAAGTATCCTCTGCTGCAATGTTACATGTGGTGCTTTATTTTAAAGTTAATCTGTATCCAAAGGATTttatagacattttaaaattgattCAGTCCAGTTGACTTTTGGGTGGGAACAGAGAAACATTGTTAGTGTAACCCACTCTCTTTGGGGTTTAGGTGCTGATGGATACAACTTAACTAGGAAAAACACCAAAGAAGTTTTAAGGTACAAGGAGCCTACCCTTCCTTACTCATGCTGGTTGTCCTAGTGAACCCCTTAAACAAAATCAGGCTAGTCAGTAGTGCAGCGCAGCTAGTTTGTGTTAACTGAAAGCAGGATTTACCTGTTAAACAGCCAGCCATTTGTTTTATGACACTAGTCGTCTGTATATTCACTTACAGTCATTGTTACATTTGCTCTCTGTGACTCTGGAATTGATATCTTTATAATTCAGATCAACTTTGTTGTCATTCAAGGCGTATCAGTCAGCCTTTCCAGATATCCCCATTGGCTATTCTGGACATGAGACTGGCATAGCCATTTCAGTAGCAGCAGTTGCTATGGGTGCTAAAGTATTGGAACGCCATGTGACTTTGGACAAAACATGGAAAGGAAATGATCACCAGGCATCCCTGGAGCCGAATGAACTGGCAGAATTAGTGAGAACAATCCGTCTGGTGGAAAGGGCAATGGGGTCTCCAGTCAAACAGCTCTTGCCCTGTGAAATGGCCTGTAATGAAAAGGTAACTTTCCTTTTGAATTCACATGTAGCTAAAGGCCAACTAGACTGACAACTAATTGTTCTTGGTTTAGTATGTAGGAGAAGCAACTTGCAAACTGTAACTACTCCCATTAATATATTTCCTTCTGCCTCCCCATCCCAAACCCTTGATAGCAGCAACAGCATTCATGTGTAGACACTGCTAATGCTGCAGAGTTTTTCTTAGCAGACTTACTACCGTGTATAATTCATTCATTAGTTTTGTCAGCATATAACTATTCCTGCTGATAATCTTGCCAAGGTGGGCAAGTGCAGTGCAGCTCCAGTTAACCAAAGGTTGGTGACAGTGCCATCTGGTAGTCAGGCTAGAGCCCTAGGCATTTGTAGACCTCTTCTCTTCTAGTAACCTGACCAGTCTTGGGGAAGGCAGCAGGCTCTCTTCACTGTAACTAGAACCACCCCATCATTCACACCTCTGATTCTAGAAAGGATTTGGATGACACCTGTGCCCTCAATACAATGTGGCATTCAGCTGTATTTACAGTGAAGATTTCCATACTAAAACATCTTCACTAAACTGATTTGAAGTGAGTGCATTTCAAAGTAGAGCAGACAGGGGAGAGGAAAGTCAGTGAGTTTACTTTGTAGCTGGTAAGAAAAAGACCTGATTTTCAATCTTTCGCTTGTCCTTGGTACTTTATGAATTAGAATGCACTTGGTTCAATAAACTAACCCTCTTCTGTTGGTATTTCTGTAGCTGGGGAAGTCTGTGGTGGCAAAAGTGACTATCCCTGAAGGTACGGTGCTGACTCTTGACATGCTCACAGTGAAGGTGGGAGAACCTAAAGGATACCTCCCAGAAGAAATTTTTGATCTGGTTGGCAAAAAGGTCAAAATAAACATTGAAGAAGATGAAACAATCACTGAGGATGCAATAGAAAATCATGTTAAAAAAGTGAAATGCTAAATGTAAACATTCACATCTTTATTGTTCATAACATGCTGTGCAGTACAATACTGCAGCCATACTCTTTGGAATTAATAGCATGGTAGATTAAAAATGAAGGGATTTAGGTATGAGAATCTGAACAGAATTTCTATTTCATCTTGGCAAGaatatttgctgcaaatttaCATGAAATTATGAACCCAGTTTTATTAAAGTTGTGTAATATTGCATTAAAAAAGGATGTAATCTTCAACATCACCAAAGAGCCCCGTTCAGAAGTGTCTTGTATGCTGCTCATTGTCAGGATATCACAGTAATGGTTATTTGGGTGAGAAGATGTGTGTGGGTTTATTTCAGTGAACAGTATGTACAGGTTCCTTTTGGGATAATCTAGATCTAAGATGTCAATATTCACATACCAATCTCAGTAGCACTAGCCTAGCAGAAACTTCTCTCATTAGACAATTATGCAGTAAATATTCCtggtggcctttttttttttttccaataaaaaCCTTTCAGTCAGATCATCTGATGCTAGAGACTggattacataagaatggccatactgggtcagactaaaggtgaacctaacaggtaatgatcaagtgatctctctcctgccatccatctccaccctctgacaaacagcggctaggaacaccattccttacccatcttggctaacagccattaatggacttaacctccatgaatttatctagttctcttttaaaccctgttaacAGTCCTACATACTGCATCTCTGCTCCACTGTGACAACTCATTTGTGTCTCCCTGCTACCTTTCTGCCCCTTGGTCTGTTGCCACCCCATCATCTCCTTTACAGTGAGAattgcagcctcctgctgcagcagcccatgCTCCTCGCCAACTTGTGCACTTACTAATTGCTACTGCTTCGTTCCTGCATGAAGGAAGCAGGGTTAT includes:
- the NANS gene encoding sialic acid synthase, whose amino-acid sequence is MPLEFELCPGRRVGGAQPCFIIAEIGQNHQGDLAVAKQMIRMVKECGADCAKFQKSELEHKFNKKALERPYISKHSWGKTYGEHKRHLEFSHDQYRELQKYAKEIGIYFTASGMDEMAVEFLHELDVPFFKVGSGDTNNFPYLEKTAKKGRPMVISSGMQSMDTMHKVYQLVKPINPNFCILQCTSAYPLQPEDVNLRVITAYQSAFPDIPIGYSGHETGIAISVAAVAMGAKVLERHVTLDKTWKGNDHQASLEPNELAELVRTIRLVERAMGSPVKQLLPCEMACNEKLGKSVVAKVTIPEGTVLTLDMLTVKVGEPKGYLPEEIFDLVGKKVKINIEEDETITEDAIENHVKKVKC